AGAGAATATACGCGTACATCAGTTTCCCCGAAGGGCTGAAATCCGGGGTAAAAAATACGAAACACCCGGCCAGGCCGTAAGGAATCGCAAAAAATAAAAGATATGGCCTGGCTTTTCCCATTCTCGTTTGGGTTTTGTCGACCAAAAGCCCGACCATGGGCTCGTTGGCCGCATCCCAAATACGGGCGGTCAATAAAAGGGTTCCCGCCGCTATTGCCGAAATTTTGAAGACGTTTGTCAAGAAGAACATCACCCATATTGTTGTCATGCCCCATACAATTGCGTTGGACATATCTCCGAATCCGTAAAAAATCTTTTCCCTTTCGGAAAGTAGTTTTTGCTCCTGAGTGCTCATAGCTTTTTCCATCTCATTTCTCCTCGTATAAAGATCTATAAATTGGGATTGAAAAATCTGATGATAGAAGATCAGCAGGTAAAAGCCTGGGCGTAACAGGACCTGCTGCCGACCGGGCTTCTGGGAAGGTTTCTTTTCTGGAATGCCGTATTGCTGCTGAGTATTTATAATCATATCATCAAGACCGCTCCGCAAATCAAGTTAGCTATTTCGAACTTTATTTATAAGCATGTTCTTTTTTTGTCAAGCAAGGTTTGAGATTGTTGGTTGATCCCGGCAGG
This window of the uncultured Desulfobacter sp. genome carries:
- a CDS encoding MFS transporter yields the protein MEKAMSTQEQKLLSEREKIFYGFGDMSNAIVWGMTTIWVMFFLTNVFKISAIAAGTLLLTARIWDAANEPMVGLLVDKTQTRMGKARPYLLFFAIPYGLAGCFVFFTPDFSPSGKLMYAYILYCVLVLLYTLVNIPYNSMIALMTKNPNERIQLSRNRLLFALAAFMVVSMPPQIAQVLGNGTDPAQVQQTGFFRVAIIFGIVATLGFLISV